The following proteins are encoded in a genomic region of Glycine max cultivar Williams 82 chromosome 18, Glycine_max_v4.0, whole genome shotgun sequence:
- the LOC106797077 gene encoding uncharacterized protein: MQFVWEPYTATVMAALPPICVVGSVAWFAVVPLICFHIVEWHQPDRVLRQFGLQQPIPGCPSQPQNLHGITLKGKQDENWFHLLAPIIDQWNNQAEFRVDVYPRQEGLLGYNSDYMVWYRRKTKMFVDPNNANTSALGEVVETLQYMVSPQGRNTWTVDDLVPYVDKLAIISEEQERITEPVSHGPASEREFPAPKFHILQSSVETRGIGRRMEPVEAEQYSQQMMERGHGMYYTPATFSEYPSQMYQYPFAGHHTDTSETSHSFGGVVETQPHFSWPTMTPSQQHDAPMATPNAPFASQWNVPGAIPDMGNLLGVDLRQEFSAEAEQVEAGRQRGGRRNPDRQARRWDRPCGTSSRHHGHHND, from the exons atgcagtttgtctGGGAGCCATACACAGCAACTGTGATGGCAGCGTTGCCTCCAATTTGTGTGGTTGGAAGTGTAGCCTGGTTTGCGGTGGTGCCACTGATTTGTTTCCATAttgttgagtggcaccaacccgatAGAGTTTTACGACAATTTGGATTGCAACAACCCATTCCCGGGTGTCCTTCGCAACCGCAGAATCTCCATGGCATAACGCTCAAAGGAAAACAAGATGAGAATTGGTTCCACCTGTTGGCCCCAATCATTGATCAGTGGAACAATCAAGCAGAGTTTAGGGTCGACGTTTATCCTCGACAGGAGGGCCTACTGGGTTATAACTCAGACTACATGGTGTGGTATAGGCGtaaaacaaagatgtttgtcgACCCAAACAATGCAAACACATCTGCATTG GGTGAAGTTGTGGAGACTTTACAAtatatggtgtcaccacaagggAGGAACACGTGGACggttgatgatctcgtgccttacGTCGATAAGTTAGCGATTATATctgaagagcaagagagaatcactgagccagtgtcacatggtccagcatcagAGCGTGAATTCCCAGCCCCAAAGTTTCACATtcttcagtcaagtgttgaaactcgggGCATAGGCAGACGAATGGAGCCTGTTGAAGCCGAAcaatattcccaacaaatgaTGGAGCGTggtcatggaatgtattacacgccagcAACATTTTCCGAATATCCttcacagatgtatcagtatccttttgCAGGTCATCATACTGATACTTCTGAGACCTCACATTCGTTCGGTGGTGTTGTGGAAACAcaacctcatttttcatggcccacTATGACTCCTTCACAGCAGCACGATGCCCCCATGGCAACACCTAACGCCCCATTTGCTTCGCAATGGAATGTACCCggagcaatacctgatatgggcaacttattaggtgttgatttgcgtcagGAGTTTTCTGCAGAGGCTGAGCAAGTAGAAGCGGGGAGACAACGCGGcggcagaagaaatcctgatcgtcaagcgcgaagatgggatcgaccatgtggcacatcctcacgacatcacggacaccataatgactga